attaagGGACTGATAAATTGATCTGAATTGGTGTGTGATGTGATAGGAAACaaatatcaaaagaaaaaaatttggagTTAAAATGGAAGAGAAAATATATTTGTATGCATCAAGGTTGAAAAACTTTCTTTTTATGTATTCCAATCAGCTTCCCTTTCTTATCATATGATATCATATCtttcacttatttaattttatttctgcCTCCATCGCATAAAAAGACAATATGGACATAAGATGAAAACTCTAAAACTTGAGTACCCACGATTCACGACCTGGCCCAATTCATATCAATACACATGGCCCAATCCTAATTTACGAGTGccctttagttttttttttcaatgaatcATGAGGACTAAAACCGCAAGAGGAGCACAACACAAAAACTACACGTCATTATATGATAATAAAACATAGAGCATTGTCgagtaaaaattgaaaaaaaacaaaatttaggAAGAACATGAAAAATGCGCAAAGGCACCCCCAAATCTAAACCAAATTTAGCTTATACGTCTGCAACAGAGTTGGTCTCCCGAAAACATGTCCTTAGATAATGTGAGAAAAACTTGCAATCAAAATTTGGGTAACCAAATGTGCGCAAGAGTGGGAATTTCACACACGGAGCTTAAGAGATGAATGCTACAAGAAAATCTCAGTCAATTACGGTATACtggaaactaaaaaaaaatgatgtaatgatagtgtaaatttttttttcactgtCAACCAATCAAGTTGTAAGggtgtgtcacgtcaattaatgaaattaaatattaaaaatacaatttttttcacattcttgaaatctgattggttgatggtgtaaaaaaaatttacaccgtcagtgcattgaaattaaacatttttttaatctCCATAACCATTGTTGTCCAGCAAGTACAAATTCGTCAAAATTCTCCACAACTCAGCATGTAAGACGGAAGAGGGctcaattttgtttttgaaaaagaaaaagaaaagccccAAAATGATTCCTCACAAGTGACAACTCCATCACATGCTACCAAATTTCTAGACAACGCAAAAGCTATGTTAGAATTTAAttggcttaatagctcttttgatccctcacttatcacgattttgcacttttggtccctacATAAAAAAGTTCGCAAAATTAGTCCCTTACATTTTCACACTTTTGCCGTTTTAGTCTCGAATAGGGATCTTTTTTTTACAAAAGTTAAGTAACGTGGAGGACCAAaaatgctaatttttttattaagggaCTAAAAATGCAAAATCATAATTAGTGAGGGatcaaaagagctattaagccaaTTTAATTTCCCCCAATTTTAGAACTAATTTAACTACTACGAAAGTTTTGGACAAAAATAAAAGCTACTATGAAAACTAACCCCGTTCGGGgtgatttttggttttatgttttgaaaattttaaaaactttaaCTAGTTTTCAGTTTTATAAATCCAGATTTTGTTTTTTGTAATTTAGAGTTTTAAAATACCCGTTGTCAACTTTGTAAATTCACAATAGCCACAACAATTATCGACTTTGTGAATTCATGACAATGACTGGTAGCAGCGACATGAGGGGCCAGGTAGCAGCGGTGCTAGAGTTTTGATGTTACCTAGCAGCGGCGACaatagtggtggtggcggtagtggtcGTGTTGGGGAAGGTGACGCCACTGGAAGGTGGTGGTGCAGTTGGTGGTGCTAACACCGATGGCGGTGGATATAcagttattttaaaattgatgAATGAATATCTTAAGGTCCTGTTTATTAAATACGATTTAACACTAACGGTTCACTTCTTAAGATATGTTTTATTCTTCCCTTCCCTTTTTAAATACCTGACATGCATGTCCTTACAATGTATTTGggtgaataattaattaaacgtTTATGTATAAATGTTTATTCACACGGGTGGAGCTGAGAATTTTAGAAGGGACTAAGATCTAGTGtctattagagcatctccaatgcaaggttcttagtttttattttggagttaagaactaagaactaagaactttatcATTGGATGTGCTGACATGgacttcttagttcttaaaaataagaactcagttcttatataagatgttttgctttttgagttcttagcttaaaatattaatcatttctctctcatctaaatcactttattactttatgagttttgttttattacattatgaaaataaaaagtataaataatgtggttggtgggaccaaatgaatagttgtaagaactaaaaactaagaacttatggttggagcaaaattgcttgagaattgcttaaacacatgtggcaatacgggcccacatgaatagtgctaagaactaagaaataagaactagcattggagatgctcttagaggCGGAgacaaaaattacaaatttagATCTTAAGTCCGGAGAAAAGAGAAAAGTGCATCAGGGTGAGACTGTAAACCagtcatttatttattttgcatATCAAACCCATAATGCCTTTATAAATAAGAGAGCTTTTCAACTTGTAATGTTATTTTCCACATTTTGTTCAATATTGTGTGCTATATAAACAATGAAATTATTGGAACTAAAAAAGATCTTAAGTTTTCAGAAATTATGCTTTACAGAATGATGGAAATACAAAATGCCTTTAAAGTCAATATTGATATAAAAAATGATAGTACCATAATATCCAAATGTATATAATATAGCATGCACCACATATGAGTaatttattttatcaaaatgCTATGAAGAAAGCAATCGCTCCACTTATTAAGATTAGACTTCATACATATCTAACCTTTCCCACACTCACCCCTTTGAACCCTCGCATGTTTAGGAAAATGTTTAAGGAAATCATTGGCAAAATTTAGCCCAAGTACAATGTAATTTTTCTGCAACATCAATTAAATGATATATGGACTGAAAACTACAACAGAATTCGCTCTCTCACATGAAATCTCTCACTAAATCTTAATACAATTCCCCCAGGTGTGAGGTGACCAAACATACACTAGTACACTACCCAGATGGTCATTGTGCTAAATTCCCAAATTTTCGAGGCAACCCAATTGGATAAATTAACATAATAACAAGGCAGAAATACTCATGTATCATGTTTCAAGCTAATTAAGACTACAAACAAACACTACCCAGATGATTATTGAGTTAAATTCTCAAATTAGGGGATGACCATGTCTAATTTCAAATACACATTTCACATTTTTCACACTACTGAAGGTTACAAAACACTACCCAGATGATTCCAAACTTTGAGGAAAACCCTTTTGAGTAAATCAACAGAATACATATTTGGGAATCCCATTTCACATTTTTCAAGCAATACCCAGATGGTTGTTGGGTGTAAATTATCGAATCTCAGTGCAGTCCATTTGTGTCTAGACCTTCCTTCCTCTCCCCACTCCTCTCAGCTCACCCTTCCACCATCCACCCCTTCTCAAGTCCCACACTGcttcaaattatttttgttaagAAATTCTTAGAATTCAGGAGTGACCAAGCAGGGACAAATCACCCCTGTCTCTTGGTCACTGTTTGttcataagttaatttgaaaaatttattagtttatgatttcaaatagaaaaaaaaaagatagttcTCTCTAAAACCCCTCATTCCAAACCACATTAGCCGTGCATAACTATCATCATGATTCTAGGGATTGGTTGGACAAAGATTAATAATGTAAACACACGGTACTCAAATATTATTACAATAATATGAGTGAGAGTTTAGATCATGGACGTATACATGGCATAAGAGAAATGCAATTAAAATACTATTTCCAACATACACTTCAAcacaatttttattaaattatcacACTTTTAAGGAAAGCTTGAGAAACAACCCTTCAAGGAAGAAAAAACCCATCAAAAACCAAAAAGTAAGAAGCACCAAATAAAAACCCAAACCAATAGCAAGCCACCCCTACAAATAACCATAGCAGCACTGGAAAGCTTGAGAATTGAGAAGATGTTGAACCCGAGCAAATGAAATCCGGCCGCTATACAGGAAAAACGGAAAAGCCCACACCTTCAATCAAAGGATATTCGCACGGCAGAAGCTAATCAACAAAAACTTGACAAAAACACCAAATCCATATACACACGACTCCCTTATCACACTTACCTCTTAAATTGATAgcctttttttatataaaaaagtgCTTACTTTATAGACTCATGATTTTGGCACCAAGAGCAAACAAATTAATCCACCTTCTTAGGTTTCCATTCGGGGACTCTAGGACTGAAAAAGGAAGCAACAACTTTGGAGTTGAGCAGGTTGAGTGCTTTATTAGTTTTAATGCACCTTGGTGTTTTGTATTGACTGATTGAAGCCCCTTGGCTAATGAACAAGTCCATCAATGCATCAAATGTACCTGCCTCCACCACGCGTATCTCAAGTGGTCCTATTGACCCGTCAGTGCGCAAAAGCCTGTATATGTAGTCCAGTTGCTCTTCAACCACAatgcaacattcctcaagaacATTTGTATCAAGTGGAGCCCCTAACTCCATCTTTGAATCATAATGCAGAATTTCCCAGTACAGTACATAGTGTCCGGGTACTGAAGAAGCATCAGGGTAACTGGTGTATTCCACTAGGAGAGTATCATAAGGCTCTAACAACTTCTTAGCCACAGTAACGCTCTTGTGCAAATCCTCTTCACTGGTCTTGTCACTGTCAATGCTGATCACAACATTTTTCCTACAGATGAATCGAAATTGTGGAGCTTTGTTGTAAAATCCAACCACTTGAAGTACATCACCAACACGGTATCTGTATAGCCCTAAACATCGAGATCACAATATTgtaaaggagagagaaaaaatgaattACTTATATACAGATATCATTGTTATAATAAGTACTCGTTTGGTGTATTTAGGTGGGCTTTTCCCTTTTGATTTTCCTTCCCCCCTTGCTCTGTTTCTATACTTTGTTCCTGTTTCTTGGTGCTTTGAAATTGTACTCTGTTTTTCCTGGGCACTTCTtgtgtttttaataaaattttggcttatctaaaaaaaacttgtttgaatGCAAACCTTCAAACCAAGTATATAGTACTTATTGAAACTTAAATCAGTGCAATTTTTAGTAGATAACTTCCAATAAATTATGTATCCAAACAAGCTCTAAATGGTCTATGCTATTGGAACTTTAAAACCCAATACAACCCACATTAAATAGACTGATGGCTATGCAATGATTGAATTGCTGCAAAGATATATCAAAAATTTGATTGCAAATGTTACTAGAGAATTCTGATACACATATATGCCAATGAATAGTTTGCCTAAAAGtcctttaaagtttaaacaGCTTTAAGTCCTATTATTTCAGCAAAATTAAATTATGAATGTAATTATAAGCTTCTTATATATGCATTTACACATGTACAATCTTGGAAAATGTTAGGCATCCAAGATAGTAGTTGCATGTAGAATATCAAAATTTTGTAAAGATTTAGCAAAACTTGATTAGATATGATAGCAACTGAAGTCTACTAATTTAAAACTTACCAGCAAAGGTGGTGACGACAATCTCATAAAAGCAACCAAGCTTGACATTCCCTAAATCCACGAGCTTGTCATTGGGGACATGCACCTCCTCAAAGTCTATCAATAGTGTCCCGTTATCTCCAAGAGGAAGGAACTCAAAGTAACCCATGTTAGGCACTAATGTAAAAGCAACATCTGCAGGGTCACTCAAAGGTTTTATGTTGACCCCAAAGTAACACTCAGACGAAGCATACCTAGTACAAACCAAAGGCAATTTCCCATCACTATAATACTGCAGAGCAGGAACATATTGAGCCATGGAACCAGTGATCACTGCCTCTATGTACTTGGCCTTAGGCCAAAGCTGACACAGAATTCCCTTCCAACACTTTTGGCTGCAAATTTTAGTTATCTCATCTGCAAGACGTGGGTTAGGGGATGAAAGCATTGCGGACATGCTAGAGCGGCAACCTAGGTCTGTTATGAAGGAACTTAGCTGACCACTACGTATGTCCTCACAGAGGCTCATCCAGTTACGTTCAAGGAAGGAAATGGCTCTGAGAAATGCAGAAGCAAAGGAAGCACCAAGCCTTAGGACCTGGTGTCGATGGACCAAACCTGCTACAAGTTGACAATGCATGCTTTGGTTTATGTCAGTACAGATGAGGGTTTGGTAAGGGCTTGTGAAATCATTCCAAGGCTCACGTGGGCGGCACTTGAACTGCTTGCTCTTGTAGAAGCTTGTCAACACAGATCTCATAGGTAAGCCACAAGGAGTAGTGGACATTTCTGACTTCACAAAGTTGAGAAACATTGCCTTGCCTTCGTCAAGACCAGGAATATACCTAATGTTAATTACATCCAAAATTAAATATCAAGTATATATAATTGAGGAAATGGGTTAAATTGATGAAACACTCAACTTAtcataagaaaaataataaatgttaCAATGAAAAATCAagaaggggttgtctaaataacccatGATAATAGTTATCATGCAATAAAATCTCTATCGGTAAGTAAAGTTTtcaaataattaattgaaataaaGATGTTAATAAAATCTctattgaaaataaatatttaaagtcatttttttaaaaataatttatagtaATTGAGTTGTGTAAAAACGAGATTTTAGTGCATGTGTGGTATTTTATAATGGATGTCGTATCTTATTATCTTATCCTTTTTCTTTTGGCCATTTAGCCAAAATGAATGAACTAGGGGTGTCCACCGGTCGGGTTCGGTCGGTTTCGGGCCCAAAAAGCTCCACCGACCGAACCCGCATGACACAAAACTGGGCCCGTAACCGACCGTGAGATGTTTCGGTTTGGGTCGGTTTCGGGTTGGTCGGGTTATGAGGCGGGTCGGTCGGGTTCAACATAGAACCCTAATTTCATTAAACTAAGAACAAAAtcagcttatcaaaaaaaaaaaccaagaataAGAAAAAACCAAGAACAAGTGTCAGATCAGATCCGGAGATACCAACTACCAAGTTTTCCATTGCTTTCCTCATGCGAAATAGATTGTTCACTTCATCCTTGCGATTTCATATCAGAATCGATGGCAATGAAGATGAACAAACTATTTCGGATCAGAGAAGCATGGAGGTTTGAGACGTGTGAAGGAAAAAGCCATGCACTGTGACTGTGGTGGTGGAGTGGCTAGGGTTTGACTTTTGAGATGTGTGAGGACTGAGGATATTCTGAGATGGGTGATGGAGATGTTGAAGTGGCAGCggaaaggaggaggagaagggtggtggcgggaGGATGAGGAGAACTGTGGAGTGTGGTGGTGGAGTGGCTAGGCCGCTAGGGTTTGAGATGTGTGAGGGCGCAGAGGATGGCGGCGCAGAGGAtaaggagaagggtggtggctgctagggtttggagagaagaagaagaaggggagaagggtggtggtggcgggttTGAGAGGTAgggtttggagagaagaagaagaaggggagaagggtggtggtggcgggtttgagaggtagggtttgagagaagaagaagaagaggagaagggtggtggcggcagcgGGTTTGAGAGGTAGGgtttgagagaagaagaagaagaggagaagggtggtggcggcggcgggtttgagaggtagggtttgagagaagaagaagaagaagaggagaagggtggtggcggcggcgggttTGAGGGTTTGAGaattgagagaagaagaagaagaggaagaggtgaagactgaagagaaagagagaggagccGGATATTATTAGGTTTAGTTTGGGTGGGTTGGGTTTGGGCCTTATTGGGCCgggtgaatatttttttttatattgggtTCGGTCGGTTCGGTCGGACCAGGCTCCAAACCGTAACCGACCGAACCAACCCAAATGGAGCCGGTTTTTTTCATTACTCAACCCGCCACCCGACCCGACCGAACCGAAAAAGGCCTTTTTTGGTAGCGGGCCGGTCGGTTTCGGTCGGGCCCAAAAAAGTTGGACAGGCCTAGAATGAACATAAAAACGTCAAGATATAAGAAAGATGTTAATATTAACTTATTCATGATTGGCATGATGAGATTGTACAAAAAGGTTCGACGGTCAAGATCTTCAGCAACTATTGGCACCAGTTTAGGCTTTCCTCCTGATGTTCCTGAACTGCACAAATTATTTCAAATCACTAACataaagagtaatgatataatCGCTCacatttcattttctctttcatctcattttcattcatttttcttttaatctatATTGCATTTCCtttcacatcacatatcatatcatatcacttGTTTATTTCATTTCTTCTTCACATTTAAACAAGACAAATCAGGAAATGGATAGAGAACTCAACATTATTATTAACATAAATAATACACTCCAATACTCACctcataatttatttatatattttttgaagaaTCAATATATTTGTCTCATATGGATCATTTACCTGCATAACATCTCTGTTATTGGTTGAGCAGTGATGAGAGAAGAGGCTTCCCCATTTGCAATTCTCTGGATATATGGCAAGATCTCTTCATAACTAATAACTGGAACATGAAGCTTGAACTCTGCTATGACGTCAGTTGTTACAAGATCTCCCTTCTTAATGTACTTATTCAAATACTCTGTTTCTCTGTTCTGAGTTAATATCTGTTTCAAAAGGCTTTCCTGAATTTCAACACCATTCTTTGTCATCCTCTCTATCTCCTTCAGTGCCGCCTCACCTTTGTACTCCAATTTCTTTCCGTCCATCCTCACTAGAAGAAAGAGAACTACAGAGGTGTTAAGTATATATGTACTCGTAAACCACGTAATGACTTAATATTGTTCGATATATGGTTTGAAAAGCATCTAGCTATTTATAGAACATGGAATTTGGCATCATTATCATATCTATCttaacacctcattttttatacactttatattcacatatttttattttcatctctcttctcttattaTCTAttacatctcatattttctccctcttttattttttctttttctttctatctctctcatccttCCATCTATTTCCACCCAAAATAAGGGAGTGAAAAAGCAACATTATTCATTATCATTTAGACCAAAAAACGTAAAGAAAGGTTGCAAGAAGTGCCAGGTGCCCCAACGACTTGTTTGAGTTTGGTGGCGGACTTGGGGTTGATGGTGGAGGTCCTTCCTCGGCTTCTTCCTACTCCAATAGATTAAGGGAGCGCTCCGACTGGTCGTTACTGGACGCGGACCAAGAAGGCGTGGTTGGTGGGCAAGCTTGTGAGTTGTATGTTTGGCGGTGACAATGATGCGGCTATTCGCGGCCTGACACAAAAAATGGAGGAGTATGACCTCTTGGTTTTGGCCTTTGGATTTAATTTAGGTCTTCGTCTTTGTttcatttgattattttttgttCTCTGTTCAGGGAgttttttgttatttaaaaGATGATTAAGTGTTTGTGTATTCTTATTATAAATGGttgggtttttttgttttgttatccTCATCATCTTATTCATGAGCTTAATCTCTCCCCTCTTTAACATTATTAATATACTTggactcaaaaaaaaaatcaaaagtaGTTTAATATAATTTCCTGTTAAAAAGAACGAGTGCTAATATGAGAATATATTAAATTAGGTGGATTTAAGTGGTTTTGCACCACCATTATGTTCATGTCTAATGATTTTAGTGTTAGATTTCGTATGTTAATGGTTAACAATCGTTTTC
This portion of the Lotus japonicus ecotype B-129 chromosome 3, LjGifu_v1.2 genome encodes:
- the LOC130742923 gene encoding putative indole-3-acetic acid-amido synthetase GH3.9; this encodes MDGKKLEYKGEAALKEIERMTKNGVEIQESLLKQILTQNRETEYLNKYIKKGDLVTTDVIAEFKLHVPVISYEEILPYIQRIANGEASSLITAQPITEMLCSSGTSGGKPKLVPIVAEDLDRRTFLYNLIMPIMNKYIPGLDEGKAMFLNFVKSEMSTTPCGLPMRSVLTSFYKSKQFKCRPREPWNDFTSPYQTLICTDINQSMHCQLVAGLVHRHQVLRLGASFASAFLRAISFLERNWMSLCEDIRSGQLSSFITDLGCRSSMSAMLSSPNPRLADEITKICSQKCWKGILCQLWPKAKYIEAVITGSMAQYVPALQYYSDGKLPLVCTRYASSECYFGVNIKPLSDPADVAFTLVPNMGYFEFLPLGDNGTLLIDFEEVHVPNDKLVDLGNVKLGCFYEIVVTTFAGLYRYRVGDVLQVVGFYNKAPQFRFICRKNVVISIDSDKTSEEDLHKSVTVAKKLLEPYDTLLVEYTSYPDASSVPGHYVLYWEILHYDSKMELGAPLDTNVLEECCIVVEEQLDYIYRLLRTDGSIGPLEIRVVEAGTFDALMDLFISQGASISQYKTPRCIKTNKALNLLNSKVVASFFSPRVPEWKPKKVD